ACTTGCTGTTGCGGCTACGAGACGTTCGAAAGTTCTTGTTTCCAAAGCGGTACATCCTGAATCCCGTGCTATTTTACATACAGTAGCAGGTGGTCCGGGATACACAGCTGAGGAAGTAAACCTAGCTGATGAGATTACTGATTTAGGGAAGCTGCAAGAACAAATAGATAATGACACTGCTGCCGTAATTGTTCAATATCCAAATTTCTTCGGTTCCATTGAGGATATAAAAGCAATTAAGAAAATTGCGGAAGAAAAAGGTGCCCTTTTAATCGTAAGCGCCAATCCTCTTGCACTAGCACTATTGCAGGCACCTGGGAAACTTGGGGCAGATATTGTGATCGGTGATATGCAGCCATTAGGAATCCCGATGTCCTTTGGCGGTCCACACTGCGGCTATTTTGCGGTAAATAAAAAACTCATGCGCAAAATCCCAGGACGAATTGTAGGCCAAACAGCAGATGAAAAAGGACAGCGTGGATTTGTGTTAACACTTCAAGCACGTGAACAGCATATTCGCCGTGATAAAGCCTCATCGAATATTTGTTCCAACCAGGCATTAAATGCTCTTGCCTCTTCTATTTGCATGACATCACTTGGAAAGCAAGGGATTCGTCAAATGGCACAGCTAAACATTGAGAAAGCTGATTACATGGCGAAAACTCTAGAACAGAAGGGCTATACCATAATCAATGAGGCACCATTCTTCAATGAGTTTATAGTCGAGCTTCCTCGTTCGGTAAAGGAAGTCAATGCAAAACTTCTTAAGGCGGGTATTATCGGTGGATTTGATTTAGAAAGTGATTACGGTTTTGAAAACAAAATGCTGCTAGCTGTGACTGAGCAGCGAACAAAAGAAGAAATTGACCAATTTGTTGATGCTTTGGAGGCGATTTTTAATGGTTGAATATAATGAGTTGATTTTTGAAATAAGTCGTCCAGGA
This sequence is a window from Brevibacillus sp. JNUCC-41. Protein-coding genes within it:
- the gcvPA gene encoding aminomethyl-transferring glycine dehydrogenase subunit GcvPA, giving the protein MTATYRYLPDTKQDQDEMLTFLNISSIDELFEDIPAEISLQGELNIPKAVPEPLLVKKMNQLATKNKNANHYPTFLGAGTYDHYIPSVVNHMISRSEFYTAYTPYQPEISQGELQAIFEFQTMVCELTGMDVANSSMYDGFTSLAEAASLAVAATRRSKVLVSKAVHPESRAILHTVAGGPGYTAEEVNLADEITDLGKLQEQIDNDTAAVIVQYPNFFGSIEDIKAIKKIAEEKGALLIVSANPLALALLQAPGKLGADIVIGDMQPLGIPMSFGGPHCGYFAVNKKLMRKIPGRIVGQTADEKGQRGFVLTLQAREQHIRRDKASSNICSNQALNALASSICMTSLGKQGIRQMAQLNIEKADYMAKTLEQKGYTIINEAPFFNEFIVELPRSVKEVNAKLLKAGIIGGFDLESDYGFENKMLLAVTEQRTKEEIDQFVDALEAIFNG